GCGATCAAAGTCACCGCATACGTTTCAAATAAGTCGGCCGCCATGCCGGCGCAATCGCCGACGTTGTCACCGACATTGTCGGCGATCACCGCGGGATTGCGCGGGTCATCCTCGGGAATACCGGCTTCAACCTTGCCGACCAGATCGGCACCGACGTCGGCACCCTTGGTGAAGATGCCACCGCCGAGACGCGCGAAGATCGAGATCAGCGATGAACCGAAGGCCAGGCCGATCAACGAATGCAGCGCTTGTTCCTGAGTCTGGCCAAAGTGTTGCAGCACCATGTAATAACCGGCCACGCCGAGCAGGCCGAGGCCGACCACGAGCATGCCGGTGATCGAGCCACCACGGAATGCCACGGCGAGCGCGGCGTTGATGCCTTCGCTGGCGGCTTGCGCGGTGCGCACGTTGGCGCGCACCGAAATGTACATGCCGATGTAGCCGGTCAGGCCCGACAGGATCGCGCCGATCGCAAAACCGATCGCGCTCGGCCAGTCCAGCGCAAAACCGATCGCAATAAACAGGATCACGCCGACCACGCTGATCGTCGAATATTGGCGATTCAGGTACGCGTTAGCGCCTTCCTGAATTGCTGCGGCGATTTCCTGCATGCGTGCATTGCCCGGCGATTTCGCCAGGATCCAGCGTACCGACCAGCCGCCGTATAACAACGCCAGAACCGCGCAGGCCAGCGCGATCCACATACCGTATTGTTGCAACATTGATCTCTCTCCCAAGGATTTTCAGTTGTCAGGCAGCGTCGGGCAGCGCCCGCGCTAGCTTCAAGATAGGCAAAAGCCCGTCGAGTATAGCGAGCGCGCCGTTGCAGCGGCTAGCGTCCGCCTAAAAAAACGTTGCGCCGGATGATTCGCGACGCAACGACGGCTGAAACCGGCGGCGGTTTATTTCTTGTCGACGATATATGCCGGCAGCTTTTTGCGGATCAACTTGTTGTCGAGTTCGGCGTATTTCGGCAGGCCGGTGGCTTTGTCGTACGGCGGATAATCCTCGCCGCGGATCAGCGGTTCGAGATACGCCCGCGCGCTCGGCGTGATGCCGAAACCGTCCTTGGTGAGGAATCGTCGCGGCAGTTTTTTCTCGCGGTTCGCGATCTTGTCGAGTGGTGCGGATTCGACGATCCAGCGATACGGTTCATCCGCCACCCGCGTGATCACGGGCATCACCGCGTTCTGTCCCGCCAGCGCAAATTCGACCGCCGCCTTGCCAACCGCATAGGCGTGTTCGGCATCGACCTTGCTGGCGATATGGCGCGCCGAACGTTGCAGATAATCGGCTACCGCCCAATGAAATTTGTAGCCGAGTTTGGCGTGTACCAGCTGCGCGATCAGCGGCCCGACGCCACCGAGCTGGCTGTGGCCGAACGCATCCACTGTGCCGACTTCCGACAGAAACTGCCCGTTGCGCTGCTTCACGCCTTCGGACACCGCGACACAACAATAGCCATAACGCTCGACCGTTTCCTTGACCTTGCGCAAAAACGCTTCTTCATCGAACGGCACTTCGGGAAACAGGATGATGTGCGGCGCGTCACCGGGCTTGCGCGCAGCCAGGCCCGCGGCGGCGGCGATCCAGCCGGCATGCCGGCCCATCACTTCCATCACAAACACCTTGGTGGAGGACGAACACATCGAGGCCACGTCGAGCGCCGCCTCGCGCATCGAGATCGCCGTGTACTTGGCGACCGAGCCGAAGCCCGGTGAGCAATCGGTGACCGGGAGATCGTTATCGACAGTTTTCGGCACGCCGATGCAGGCGATCGGATAATTCATCGCCGCGCCGATTTGCGAAATCTTCAGCGCGGTATCGGCCGAATCGTTGCCGCCGTTGTAGAGGAAATAACGAATGTTGTGCGCCTTGAACACCGCGATCAGGCGTTCGTATTGCGCGCGGCTTTCCTCGATCGACTTGAGCTTGTAGCGGCACGAGCCAAACGCGCCGCCCGGCGTGTGGCGCAGCGCGGCGATAGCTTTTTTATCTTCCAGGCCGGTATCGATCAGCTCCTCGCGCAGCACGCCGAGGATGCCGTTGCGTGCCGCATAGACGCGCCCGATCTGCGCTTTGTGCTTGCGCGCGGTCTCGATCACTGCGCAGGCGGTGGTATTGATCACCGCCGTGACGCCGCCGGATTGCGCGTACAACAGGTTGCCTTTGCTCATCAGCCTTATCCTCATCGTATAATCGGTGGTTGGTTTGACTATCCGTGTCGCAGCCGCTAGGTTAGCAACGCGATTGAAATAAAAGCGGACTTTTGCCTGCGCTATCGTGCCAGATTCCATCCTGTCGCGGCAGCGTTCGCACCATGAAATACAAAGAAGGAATGCATGCGTATCGTCCTACTTGGCGCGCCCGGCTCGGGCAAGGGTACCCAGGCGGTAAAGCTCAAGGCCGAACTCGGCCTGGCCCATATCTCCACCGGTGATCTGTTGCGCGCCGCCGTCAAAGCCGGCACCCCGTTGGGCCTCAAGGCCAAGGCCGTGATGGACGCCGGACAGCTGGTTTCCAACGATCTGGTGCTGTGCATGCTCGAAGAACGTCTGGCGCAGCCGGATGTCGGCAACGGCTTCATTCTCGACGGTTATCCGCGCAACCTCGCGCAGTGCCAGGCGCTGGAAGATCTGCTCGCGCGGATTGGCCAGCCGCTCGATGTCGCGGTCAAGCTCGATGTGCCAAACGAAGTCATCGTCGGTCGCTGCGAAATCCGTTACAAGGCCGAGGGCCGTGCCGACGACAAGCCCGAAACCGTGCGCGAGCGCCTGCGTGTCTACGCCGAGCAAACCGCACCGGTGGCCGAACATTTCGCCGATCTCGGTCATCTCGTGGTGATCGATGGTGTCGGTGAACTCGATGTCGTGTTCGAGCGCATTCTCGGTGTGTTGCGGTCGCCGCGCGCTGCGATTGCTTAGTTGGCATCTTCATGATGTCGCAGAAACGCACACCTCCTATTGCTATTTGTACTTGCTGCGGACGCATTACAAATTCAGCTTCTGCAATCAATCAGGCTTGTGGTAGTAGGGTATCTGGCAAGCGTTGCAAAGGGGTATTCGGCAGCGCCTTGAACGAAGGTGATTGGGAAGAATGTCCAAGTTGTGCTGCTACGGGTTTCGAATCGGCTCAACACTGCTTACAGTGCTCAGGAGTTGGCTGGCTATACTCGCGTAAATAGCGGTAATGAATAACGACCCTAAATGCTGTTTGCGTTAGCGCTCTCATTAAAATATTGGAAATTGGCTTCATGCGAAAATATGCCTTAATCTGGAATTTGGCAGCACTGGTTGCCACTGGTGTAATCATTATTCCTCAACTTGTTGCTCACTCCGTACAAGTAAGCGCGATGTCAATTCTTTTTCCTGTAGCTGCATTTGGACTAGCATTGGCTTACGTATCTGGGCGCGTAACTCAGTCTTGGCTAGGCTCTCTCGCATGGCTTATCAATAGCGCATTTATATTGGTATTTGGATTTGGGATTGGAATTGCTGTTGCCTCGTCTGGCTCATCAACGTCGTATCTCCTGCGTATTGCTTGCATGGTGGTATTTCTAGTTTTTCCTGCGCTTCTTAATGCCTTCATCTTGTATCCAAATAATCGAAAGCGCTCAGCGTCCTAAAAAATGCGATAATTTTTCTAGATTGACGCTAATGCTCAGTCTCTTTCTCACCATGACCTAGTTCGCAGCTCGTGGCATGTCAGCCACATCAATTCATCTGGAATGTGACGGATGACATTGCGCCACCAACCGAAAATCTGAACTTGCGCCATGAGTGATCTGCTTTTACTTATCCGCGACCTCTGCCTGCGCCGCCGCGGTCCGCAAGACATGCCGTATTCGCTGCGCCTGCTGCTGATTTTCATCGGCGCAGAGTTAGCTATTGATCTGCTTGTCGCCAACGCCTTGGGTTACACCGAAAATTCGCTGAGCCGTTTCCTGCTCATCACGAGTTTCAAACTGATTGCGCTGAATATCATCCTCAGTCTGCGCGAACTGCGCAGCCGTTTCGTGCAGACCGCCTCTGCGCTGATGGCTTGTAGTGTGGTTTTCACGCTAATGGTGTTTCCGCTGCAACTTGCCATGAGCGGATTTACACCCAACACACCACCGCAAGATGTCACGCCGCTGCAAATGCTGGCGATGTGGCTGACGCTCGCCATCGTCATCTGGAAAGTGCGGGTGGATGCGAACATCCTGCGTCAGGCGCTGAACGCTCCCGCCTTCGCTGCTTACTTGCTGGCGATACTTGGCGTGGTCATCGAAGGAGTTCTTTAAATGTGCGTGTTCGGAAAGCAATCATGAGCGTGCATGTTCTCGGCATCTGCGGCACCTTCATGGGCGGTATCGCCGCACTAGCGCGCGAACGCGGCATAAGCGTGAGCGGCTCGGATCAGAATATCTATCCGCCGATGAGCACCCAGCTCGAGCAACTCGGCATCGACCTCAAGCCCGGCTACAGCGCCGAAAATCTGCAACCTACACCTGATCTGGTGATCGTCGGCAACGCCTTGTCGCGCGGCAATGCCGCGATCGAACACATGCTGGATTCGCGCCTGAATTATATTTCCGGCCCACAATGGCTCGGCGAAAACGTGCTCGCCACACGCCAGGTGCTGGCGGTCGCTGGCACGCACGGCAAGACCACAACCACCAGTCTGCTGGCGTGGATTCTCGATCAGCAAAACCTGCAGCCCGGATTTCTGGTCGGCGGCGTGCCGTCGAATTTTGGCGTGTCGGCGCGACTCGGTGCCGGCGCGCCGTTTGTGATCGAAGCCGACGAATACGACACCGCGTTTTTCGATAAACGATCGAAGTTCGTGCACTACCGCCCGCACATCGCGGTCCTGAATAATCTCGAATACGACCACGCCGATATTTTCCCCGACGTTGCCGCGATCCAGCGCCAGTTCCATCATCTCGTGCGCATCGTGCCCGGCAACGGTCGCCTGATCGTCAACGCCGAAGATAAATTTCTGCGCGAGGTGCTCGCGATGGGATGCTGGACGCCGGTGGAAACCTTCGGCATCGACAGCGGTGATTGGCGCGCGCGCTTGATCGACAAAGATGGTTCGGTATTCGAAGTCAGCCATGCCGGGAAAATCATCGGTATCGCACGTTGGTCATTACTCGGTCGACACAATGTGATGAACGCACTCGCCGCGATCGCCGCCGCGCACGCCGCCGGTGCCGATGCCGCGATTGCCTTAAATGCGCTGGCGTCTTTCGAGAATGTGC
The sequence above is drawn from the Pseudolysobacter antarcticus genome and encodes:
- a CDS encoding 6-phosphofructokinase, which encodes MSKGNLLYAQSGGVTAVINTTACAVIETARKHKAQIGRVYAARNGILGVLREELIDTGLEDKKAIAALRHTPGGAFGSCRYKLKSIEESRAQYERLIAVFKAHNIRYFLYNGGNDSADTALKISQIGAAMNYPIACIGVPKTVDNDLPVTDCSPGFGSVAKYTAISMREAALDVASMCSSSTKVFVMEVMGRHAGWIAAAAGLAARKPGDAPHIILFPEVPFDEEAFLRKVKETVERYGYCCVAVSEGVKQRNGQFLSEVGTVDAFGHSQLGGVGPLIAQLVHAKLGYKFHWAVADYLQRSARHIASKVDAEHAYAVGKAAVEFALAGQNAVMPVITRVADEPYRWIVESAPLDKIANREKKLPRRFLTKDGFGITPSARAYLEPLIRGEDYPPYDKATGLPKYAELDNKLIRKKLPAYIVDKK
- a CDS encoding adenylate kinase, encoding MRIVLLGAPGSGKGTQAVKLKAELGLAHISTGDLLRAAVKAGTPLGLKAKAVMDAGQLVSNDLVLCMLEERLAQPDVGNGFILDGYPRNLAQCQALEDLLARIGQPLDVAVKLDVPNEVIVGRCEIRYKAEGRADDKPETVRERLRVYAEQTAPVAEHFADLGHLVVIDGVGELDVVFERILGVLRSPRAAIA
- the mpl gene encoding UDP-N-acetylmuramate:L-alanyl-gamma-D-glutamyl-meso-diaminopimelate ligase, with product MSVHVLGICGTFMGGIAALARERGISVSGSDQNIYPPMSTQLEQLGIDLKPGYSAENLQPTPDLVIVGNALSRGNAAIEHMLDSRLNYISGPQWLGENVLATRQVLAVAGTHGKTTTTSLLAWILDQQNLQPGFLVGGVPSNFGVSARLGAGAPFVIEADEYDTAFFDKRSKFVHYRPHIAVLNNLEYDHADIFPDVAAIQRQFHHLVRIVPGNGRLIVNAEDKFLREVLAMGCWTPVETFGIDSGDWRARLIDKDGSVFEVSHAGKIIGIARWSLLGRHNVMNALAAIAAAHAAGADAAIALNALASFENVQRRMELIGAHNGVSVYDDFAHHPTAIATTLAGLRAKVGGARVLVGIEPRSNSMRLGAHADELAPSLRDADAVVLLQRAELPWDAGKVTTALDNRGQAAASVDALIDALLAQTRSGDHVVFMSNGGFENAPRRFFQAWRERHAQSDNE